A stretch of the Festucalex cinctus isolate MCC-2025b chromosome 20, RoL_Fcin_1.0, whole genome shotgun sequence genome encodes the following:
- the LOC144009261 gene encoding retinol dehydrogenase 12, giving the protein MQAIRSLLIPKWSSDTRLDGKTAVITGANTGIGKETAKDLAARGARVILACRDMAKGEQAARDIMREVSCAKVVARHLDLADTKSICQFAENVYNTEKGLHYLINNAGVAICAYATTVDGFETQFGVNHLGHFFLTFLLLDLLKHSAPSRVITLSSITHTMGRIQFDDLAGEQNYHPVRAYAQSKLANVLFTRELAKRTEALGVTAYSVDPGTVNTEITRHIRRPMADIIRMFSSLFKTSAEGAYTTIYCVVTPENELLNGGHYRDCAHSTACRAGRDDGTALKLWAASCHLLSIRWR; this is encoded by the exons ACAGCTGTCATAACGGGCGCCAACACGGGAATCGGCAAAGAGACGGCAAAAGATCTGGCTGCCAGAG GCGCAAGGGTGATTCTGGCTTGCAGGGACATGGCGAAGGGAGAGCAGGCGGCCCGAGACATCATGCGGGAGGTGTCGTGCGCCAAAGTCGTCGCCAGGCATTTGGATCTGGCCGACACCAAATCCATCTGCCAGTTTGCCGAGAATGTCTACAACA CTGAGAAGGGTCTGCACTACCTGATCAACAACGCCGGCGTGGCTATTTGCGCGTACGCCACCACCGTGGACGGATTTGAGACGCAGTTTGGAGTCAATCACCTCG GTCATTTTTTCCTCACCTTCCTGCTGCTGGACTTGCTCAAGCACTCCGCCCCTTCCCGGGTCATCACCCTGTCCTCAATCACGCACACCATGGGGAGGATCCAGTTTGATGACCTGGCTGGGGAGCAGAACTACCACCCCGTGCGGGCTTACGCGCAGAGCAAGCTGGCCAACGTTCTATTTACCAGGGAGCTCGCCAAGAGGACCGAGG CTTTAGGAGTGACCGCTTACTCAGTGGACCCTGGCACTGTCAACACCGAGATCACCAGGCACATCAGGAGGCCGATGGCAGACATCATCCGAATGTTTTCCAGCCTGTTCAAGACTTCAGCAGAGGGCGCCTACACCACCATCTACTGCGTGGTCACTCCTGAGAATGAGCTGCTCAACGGGGGGCACTACAG GGACTGTGCCCATTCCACGGCCTGCAGGGCGGGTCGAGATGATGGCACCGCTTTAAAGCTGTGGGCTGCCAGCTGCCACTTGCTGAGCATCCGCTGGAGATGA